The following proteins come from a genomic window of Hoplias malabaricus isolate fHopMal1 chromosome 15, fHopMal1.hap1, whole genome shotgun sequence:
- the LOC136668737 gene encoding odorant receptor 131-2-like translates to MTNMSRPLTLVEMQAIQLTLTEQRIFKIFLVLSTYALFIYINVLMLFILRTKAVFRETSRYILFAHMLINDTIHLVLSLVLYVLGTFYVVIMRAVCAFIVLLSVSTFINAPLNLAVMSLERYTAICFPLRHGELATPERTRVAVVLVWVLGTFNVLTDVFVLFILAEPSFYLSHSVCAIEQLLVMPWQQVKSMALNTLFFTAVGVILLYTYVAILRQARAASTDRSSAQKALRTVLLHALQLGLSLMSFFYAQLEILISNLPLPVYAQLHFLNFFIVLILPRCLSSLIYGLRDESFRPLFKQYFLCCRTQKLSRLSVNVNK, encoded by the coding sequence ATGACAAACATGTCTCGACCATTGACCTTAGTGGAGATGCAGGCCATCCAGTTGACCCTTACAGAGCAGAGGATCTTTAAGATATTTCTAGTCTTGTCCACCTACGCTCTGTTCATTTACATCAATGTGTTGATGCTGTTTATACTCAGAACCAAGGCCGTTTTCCGAGAGACATCCCGCTACATCCTGTTTGCCCACATGCTGATTAACGACACCATCCACCTAGTGTTGAGTCTGGTGCTGTATGTACTTGGGACATTCTACGTGGTGATTATGAGGGCAGTATGTGCCTTCATCGTTCTCCTCTCAGTCTCAACATTCATCAATGCACCTCTCAACCTGGCTGTCATGTCTCTGGAGAGGTACACTGCTATCTGTTTCCCTCTGCGTCATGGCGAGCTGGCCACTCCTGAGCGCACTCGTGTggctgtggtgttggtgtgGGTGCTGGGCACCTTCAATGTGTTGACTGATGTCTTTGTGCTCTTTATCCTCGCAGAGCCTTCTTTCTACTTGTCACATTCTGTGTGCGCAATTGAGCAGCTGCTGGTGATGCCGTGGCAGCAGGTCAAAAGCATGGCCCTCAACACTCTCTTCTTTACAGCAGTTGGGGTCATACTGCTTTACACCTATGTGGCCATCCTGAGGCAGGCGAGGGCAGCCTCCACTGACCGCTCCTCAGCACAGAAAGCCTTAAGGACTGTCCTGCTGCATGCACTTCAGCTCGGTCTGTCTCTCATGTCATTCTTTTATGCTCAGCTGGAGATACTAATAAGCAACCTACCATTGCCTGTGTATGCACAGCTGCATTTCCTCAATTTCTTTATAGTTCTGATCCTGCCTCGCTGTCTCAGTTCTCTCATCTATGGTCTCAGAGATGAGTCCTTCAGGCCTCTGTTTAAACAATATTTTCTGTGTTGTAGAACACAGAAGCTTAGTAGACTTTCTGTAAATGTCAACAAATAA
- the b9d2 gene encoding B9 domain-containing protein 2 — MAELHIIGQIVGASGFPQSSLFCKWGVHTGGAWRLLSGLKEGQTQVDMPQIGDMAYWSHPIDLHYTTKGLQGWPKLYLQVWHQDSFGRCQLYGYGYCHIPSSPGQHRLQCATWRPLGTWQEQLAQIFVGGGPQLRSPDLIYSGADRYRLHTVAMGTVELELCIILRHFDRYGVES, encoded by the exons ATGGCAGAGTTGCACATAATTGGACAGATTGTCGGGGCCAGCGGTTTCCCTCAGAGCAGCCTTTTCTGCAAGTGGGGTGTACACACAG GAGGAGCATGGAGGCTCCTCTCTGGACTCAAAGAGGGACAGACACAAGTGGACATGCCTCAGATAGGAGACATGGCCTACTGGAGTCATCCTATCGATTTGCACTACACCACCAAAGGCCTTCAAG GTTGGCCAAAGCTTTATCTACAGGTTTGGCATCAGGATTCTTTTGGCAGATGTCAGCTGTATGGTTATGGTTACTGCCATATCCCCTCCAGCCCTGGACAACACCGCCTGCAGTGTGCAACTTGGAGACCACTGGGAACCTGGCAGGAACAGCTAGCTCAAATTTTTGTGGGCGGAGGCCCTCAGCTCCGCTCTCCTGACCTCATTTATAGTGGAGCAGACAGATACAGACTTCACACCGTTGCCATGGGCACAGTAgagctggagctctgcatcatTCTGCGGCATTTTGACAGATATGGTGTGGAGAGCTGA